The proteins below are encoded in one region of Saccopteryx leptura isolate mSacLep1 chromosome 1, mSacLep1_pri_phased_curated, whole genome shotgun sequence:
- the LOC136388490 gene encoding basic proline-rich protein-like: MRTCRGCQLPGLGLGRRQRPGVDATCQLSFPHCLQSAVVPRPPGSPPGAAPPQPFGPRCLQSAVVPRPPGSPPRAAPPQLSFSPRCLHSAVVPRPPREPPQGRSSPAVWSTLPAECSGPPAPREPPPGRSTPAVWSTLPAECSGPLAPREPPQGRSSPAVWSTLPAECSGPPAPRETPGAAPPQLSFSPHCLQSAVVPRPPGSPPGAAPPQLSFPHCLQSAVVPRPPGGPPRAAPPQPFGPRCLQSAVVPRPPGSPPGAAPPQLSFFPRCLQSAVVPRPPGGPPRAAPPRPFGPRCLQSAVVPRPPGSPPRAAPPRPFGPRCLQSAVVPWPPGSPPQGRSSPAVWSTLPAECSGPPAPRETPGAAPPQLSFSPRCLHSAVVPRPPGSPPGAAPPQLSFFPRCLQSAVVPRPPGGPPRAAPPRPFGPRCLQSAVVPPPPGSPPRAAPPQPFGPRCLQSAVVPRPPGRPLGPLLPGRLVHAACRVQWSPGPPGDPWGRSSPAVWSTLPAECSGPPAPREPPRGRSSPAVLLSTLPAECSGPPAPRGPPQGRSSPAVWSTLPAECSGPPAPREPPQGRSSPAVWSTLPAECSGPLAPREPPQGRSSPAVWSTLPAECSGPPPPRETPGAAPPQLSFSPRCLHSAVVPRPPREPPRGRSSPAVLLSTLPAECSGPPAPPGAPPGPLLPGRLVHAACRVQWSPPPPGSPPRAAPPQPFGPRCLQSAVVPRPPGRPLGPLLPGRLVHAACRVQWSPGPPGDPWGRSSPAVWSTLPAECSGPPAPREPPQGRSSPAVWSMLPAECSGPPAPREPPQGRSSPAVLLSTLPTECSGPPAPREPPRGRSSPAVLSTLPAECSGPPAPREPPRGRSSPAVLLSTLPAECSGPPAPRETPGAAPPQLSFSPRCLQSAVVPRPPGRPLGPLLPSCPSLHAACIVQWSPGPPGAPPGPLLPGRLVHAACRCSGPPAPREPPRGRSSPAVWSTLPAECSGPPAPREPPQGRSSPAVWSGEASMTPRPTADVAAGLLLVVIGAALVANGNNWVARSAELLNLQSLHKAPDYGDPSECRSLGCLCRMRPCSRLHGLLFRASGQPAVCGGQRQHKPPQGA; this comes from the exons ATGAGGACTTGCCGAGGCTGCCAGCTG CCTGGGCTGGGACTGGGCCGGCGCCAGCGGCCGGGAGTTGATGCCACCTGCCAGCTGTCCTTTCCACACTGCCTACAGAGTGCAGTGGTCCCCCGGCCCCCCGGGAGCCCCCCCGGGGCCGCTCCTCCCCAGCCGTTTGGTCCACGCTGCCTGCAGAGTGCAGTGGTCCCCCGGCCCCCCGGGAGCCCCCCCAGGGCCGCTCCTCCCCAGCTGTCCTTCTCTCCACGCTGCCTgcatagtgcagtggtcccccggCCCCCCCGGGAGCCCCCCCAGGGCCGCTCCTCCCCGGCCGTTTGGTCCACGCTGCCTGCAGAGTGCAGTGGTCCCCCGGCCCCCCGGGAGCCCCCCCCGGGCCGCTCCACCCCGGCCGTTTGGTCCACGCTGCCTGCAGAGTGCAGTGGTCCCCTGGCCCCCCGGGAGCCCCCCCAGGGCCGCTCCTCCCCGGCCGTTTGGTCCACGCTGCCTGCAGAGTGCAGTGGTCCCCCGGCCCCCCGGGAGACCCCTGGGGCCGCTCCTCCCCAGCTGTCCTTCTCTCCACACTGCCTACAGAGTGCAGTGGTCCCCCGGCCCCCCGGGAGCCCCCCCGGGGCCGCTCCTCCCCAGCTGTCCTTTCCACACTGCCTGCAGAGTGCAGTGGTCCCCCGGCCCCCCGGGGGCCCCCCCAGGGCCGCTCCTCCCCAGCCGTTTGGTCCACGCTGCCTGCAGAGTGCAGTGGTCCCCCGGCCCCCCGGGAGCCCCCCCGGGGCCGCTCCTCCCCAGCTGTCCTTCTTTCCACGCTGCCTGCAGAGTGCAGTGGTCCCCCGGCCCCCCGGGGGCCCCCCCAGGGCCGCTCCTCCCCGGCCGTTTGGTCCACGCTGCCTGCAGAGTGCAGTGGTCCCCCGGCCCCCCGGGAGCCCCCCCAGGGCCGCTCCTCCCCGGCCGTTTGGTCCACGCTGCCTGCAGAGTGCAGTGGTCCCCTGGCCCCCCGGGAGCCCCCCCCAGGGCCGCTCCTCCCCGGCCGTTTGGTCCACGCTGCCTGCAGAGTGCAGTGGTCCCCCGGCCCCCCGGGAGACCCCTGGGGCCGCTCCTCCCCAGCTGTCCTTCTCTCCACGCTGCCTgcatagtgcagtggtcccccggCCCCCCGGGAGCCCCCCCGGGGCCGCTCCTCCCCAGCTGTCCTTCTTTCCACGCTGCCTGCAGAGTGCAGTGGTCCCCCGGCCCCCCGGGGGCCCCCCCAGGGCCGCTCCTCCCCGGCCGTTTGGTCCACGCTGCCTGCAGAGTGCAGtggtccccccgccccccgggagCCCCCCCAGGGCCGCTCCTCCCCAGCCGTTTGGTCCACGCTGCCTGCAGAGTGCAGTGGTCCCCCGGCCCCCCGGGAGACCCCTGGGGCCGCTCCTCCCCGGCCGTTTGGTCCACGCTGCCTGCAGAGTGCAGTGGTCCCCCGGCCCCCCGGGAGACCCCTGGGGCCGCTCCTCCCCGGCCGTTTGGTCCACGCTGCCTGCAGAGTGCAGTGGTCCCCCGGCCCCCCGGGAGCCCCCCCGGGGCCGCTCCTCCCCAGCTGTCCTTCTTTCCACGCTGCCTGCAGAGTGCAGTGGTCCCCCGGCCCCCCGGGGGCCCCCCCAGGGCCGCTCCTCCCCGGCCGTTTGGTCCACGCTGCCTGCAGAGTGCAGTGGTCCCCCGGCCCCCCGGGAGCCCCCCCAGGGCCGCTCCTCCCCGGCCGTTTGGTCCACGCTGCCTGCAGAGTGCAGTGGTCCCCTGGCCCCCCGGGAGCCCCCCCAGGGCCGCTCCTCCCCGGCCGTTTGGTCCACGCTGCCTGCAGAGTGCAGTGGTCCCCCGCCCCCCCGGGAGACCCCTGGGGCCGCTCCTCCCCAGCTGTCCTTCTCTCCACGCTGCCTgcatagtgcagtggtcccccggCCCCCCCGGGAGCCCCCCCGGGGCCGCTCCTCCCCAGCTGTCCTTCTTTCCACGCTGCCTGCAGAGTGCAGTGGTCCCCCGGCCCCCCCGGGGGCCCCCCCCGGGCCGCTCCTCCCCGGCCGTTTGGTCCACGCTGCCTGCAGAGTGCAGtggtcccccccgccccccgggagCCCCCCCAGGGCCGCTCCTCCCCAGCCGTTTGGTCCACGCTGCCTGCAGAGTGCAGTGGTCCCCCGGCCCCCCGGGAGACCCCTGGGGCCGCTCCTCCCCGGCCGTTTGGTCCACGCTGCCTGCAGAGTGCAGTGGTCCCCCGGCCCCCCGGGAGACCCCTGGGGCCGCTCCTCCCCGGCCGTTTGGTCCACGCTGCCTGCAGAGTGCAGTGGTCCCCCGGCCCCCCGGGAGCCCCCCCAGGGCCGCTCCTCCCCGGCCGTTTGGTCCATGCTGCCTGCAGAGTGCAGTGGTCCCCCGGCCCCCCGGGAGCCCCCCCAGGGCCGCTCCTCCCCAGCTGTCCTTCTCTCCACACTGCCTACAGAGTGCAGTGGTCCCCCGGCCCCCCGGGAGCCCCCCCGGGGCCGCTCCTCCCCAGCTGTCCTTTCCACACTGCCTGCAGAGTGCAGTGGTCCCCCGGCCCCCCGGGAGCCCCCCCGGGGCCGCTCCTCCCCAGCTGTCCTTCTCTCCACGCTGCCTGCAGAGTGCAGTGGTCCCCCGGCCCCCCGGGAGACCCCTGGGGCCGCTCCTCCCCAGCTGTCCTTCTCTCCACGCTGCCTGCAGAGTGCAGTGGTCCCCCGGCCCCCCGGGAGACCCCTGGGGCCGCTCCTCCCCAGCTGTCCTTCTCTCCACGCTGCCTgcatagtgcagtggtcccccggCCCCCCGGGAGCCCCCCCGGGGCCGCTCCTCCCCGGCCGTTTGGTCCACGCTGCCTGCAGA tgcagtggtcccccggCCCCCCGGGAGCCCCCCCGGGGCCGCTCCTCCCCGGCCGTTTGGTCCACACTGCCTGCAGAGTGCAGTGGTCCCCCGGCCCCCCGGGAGCCCCCCCAGGGCCGCTCCTCCCCAGCCGTTTGGAGTGG AGAGGCCTCCATGACCCCCCGGCCCACAGCTGACGTCGCAGCCGGCCTGCTCCTGGTGGTCATCGGCGCAGCACTAGTCGCT aaTGGCAATAACTGGGTGGCTCGTTCAGCTGAGTTGCTGAATCTGCAGAGCTTACACAAGGCCCCCGACTACGGTGACCCCTCCGAGTGCCGCAGTCTC
- the UQCC2 gene encoding ubiquinol-cytochrome c reductase complex assembly factor 2: protein MAAGRYRRFLKLCEEWPVDETKRGRDLGAYLRQRVAQAFREGENTQIAEPEACDQMYESLARLHSNYYKHKYPRPRDTSFSGLSLEEYKLILSTDALGEFKDMNKGMWKKLQERFAPRSSEKHKGWDQALSRPRT from the exons ATGGCGGCCGGCCGCTACCGGCGTTTTCTTAAGCTCTGTGAGGAATGGCCAGTGGACGAGACCAAACGGGGCCGGGACTTGGGCGCTTACCTGCGACAGCGGGTAGCACAGGCGTTTCGGGAGGGAGAGAATACCCAG attgcCGAGCCTGAAGCGTGTGATCAGATGTACGAGAGCTTAGCGCGACTCCATTCAAACTATTACAAACACAAG TACCCTCGTCCCAGAGACACGAGCTTCAGTGGCCTGTCCTTGGAAGAGTACAAGCTGATCCTCTCCACAG ACGCCCTGGGCGAGTTCAAGGACATGAATAAAGGCATGTGGAAGAAGCTGCAGGAGCGGTTCGCCCCCCGGAGCTCCGAGAAGCACAAGGGCTGGGACCAGGCCTTATCGCGCCCGCGAACCTAA